Proteins from a genomic interval of Trifolium pratense cultivar HEN17-A07 linkage group LG6, ARS_RC_1.1, whole genome shotgun sequence:
- the LOC123887992 gene encoding sec1 family domain-containing protein MIP3 has translation MASIDVIKSCIDSIRQISEHIEGGIVYLDAGVTESFQFIGAYPVLLEIGARAVCSLENMSVLDAVGDWNSNSDPARKFVVITSRLLSDAHRYILRCLTSHQVVRHCIIFTSISEMSHSVFPDSPLGPDAYHEYESLLVQDYEELSKKSGKKPGQIGSLLHEKLNFEDGGRLQFPSSGEDVPHLVASSSGRNFFEHNPLDNIADTVQKLAISVHHFPMILCPISPRAFVLPSEGLVAESYLSAEHEDSISPGLPPLSTGLLSDTDDVPPGATLTAHFLYHLAAKMDLKMEIFSLGDMSKTVGKILIDMSSLYDIGRRKRSAGLLLIDRTLDLLTPCCHGDSLIDRIFSALPRRERTTSQVGSGSQLKLGTSYLQRAPLDVQIPLEKILNEEDSKIDNFRLLESVEAFLCGWNSGESDSQVADLINLSQKIHDKPSHSGVDILTGSFVSSDNFRGMPFLEAILDRRTKEGALLVKKWLQETLRRENVTVNVKSRPSVVTTPELQAMIKALSRSQSSLLRNKGIIQLASATLSALEESNCTKWDAFSSAVKILSVSSGETSQSLAAQIGDLINKSALFGSHINKGKRDVLKGLISLQDALLLMIIGYILAGENFPTSGSDGPFSWQEERLLKEAVVDALLENSSAVNLKFLDGLKKELEANVSKLKSEEATEELDIDDFDDDQWGKWGDEDGEDDNKNEQVYDDMQLKLELRDRVDNFFKFLHKLSNLKRKNLPLRDGSLTVEGNFDEDTYVGKGLIYKLLTRVLGKYDVHGLEYHSSTVGRLFKSGFGRFGLGQAKPSLADQNVILVFVIGGINGLEVREALEALAESGRPDIELLVGGTTLLTPDDMLDLLLGDSSYF, from the exons ATGGCTTCCATTGATGTTATCAAATCTTGCATCGATTCCATTAGACAG ATATCAGAGCATATTGAAGGTGGTATTGTTTATTTAGATGCTGGAGTTACAGAGAGTTTCCAATTTATTGGGGCATATCCTGTACTTCTTGAAATTGGAGCACGAGCTGTCTGCAGTTTGGAAAACATGAGTGTACTCGATGCG GTGGGTGATTGGAACTCAAATTCTGATCCTGCAAGAAAATTTGTGGTTATCACATCACGTCTACTAAGTGATGCACATCGATATATTTTGCGTTGCCTGACGTCACATCAAGTTGTTCGTCATTGCATTATATTCACATCTATCTCTGAG ATGTCTCATTCAGTGTTTCCTGATTCACCTCTGGGACCAGACGCATATCATGAATATGAATCTTTACTGGTTCAAGATTATGAAGAGCTAAGTAAGAAATCTGGGAAAAAACCTGGGCAGATTGGTAGCCTTTTACACGAAAAACTTAACTTTGAAGATGGAGGCCGCTTGCAGTTTCCTTCCAGTGGAGAGGATGTTCCTCATCTTGTAGCCAGTTCAAGTGGAAGAAATTTTTTTGAACACAATCCATTAGACAATATTGCAGATACAGTGCAGAAATTGGCCATTTCTGTTCACCATTTTCCCATGATTTTATGTCCCATTTCACCAAGAGCATTTGTTCTTCCTTCAGAAGGATTGGTTGCTGAATCATACTTATCAGCTGAACATGAAGATTCCATTAGTCCTGGTTTGCCTCCCTTGAGTACTGGCTTGCTCTCTGATACTGATGATGTGCCTCCTGGGGCAACTCTTACAGCACACTTTCTCTACCATTTGGCAGCCAAG ATGGACTTGAAAATGGAAATATTCTCCCTCGGTGATATGTCAAAAACTGTTGGCAAAATTTTGATAGACATGTCAAGTCTTTATGACATAGGCCGCCGTAAACGGTCTGCAGGGCTTTTACTCATTGATCGCACACTTGATCTTCTCACTCCTTGTTGTCACGGGGACTCACTTATTGACCGTATATTTTCTGCTTTGCCCCGTAGAGAAAGAACAACCTCCCAAGTTGGTTCAGGAAGCCAGCTCAAACTTGGTACTTCTTACCTTCAACGTGCTCCTTTAGATGTTCAGATACCACTTGAAAAGATCCTTAATGAAGAAGATTCAAAAATAGACAATTTTCGGCTTTTAGAAAGTGTTGAAGCTTTTTTATGCGGGTGGAACTCTGGTGAGTCTGATTCTCAGGTTGCAGACTTGATTAATCTTAGTCAGAAAATTCATGACAAGCCTAGTCACTCTGGAGTAGATATACTCACCGGGTCTTTTGTCTCCTCTGATAATTTTCGTGGCATGCCATTCTTGGAAGCTATACTAGatagaagaacaaaagaagGGGCCTTACTAGTAAAGAAATGGCTACAAGAAACTTTGCGCAGGGAAAATGTTACTGTGAATGTGAAATCTCGTCCTTCTGTTGTTACAACACCTGAGTTGCAAGCCATGATCAAAGCATTGTCCAGGAGCCAATCATCTTTGCTAAGGAACAAAGGAATTATCCAATTAGCATCAGCCACATTATCAGCTCTTGAGGAATCAAATTGCACCAAATGGGATGCATTTAGCAGTGCAGTGAAAATTCTAAGTGTAAGCTCTGGAGAAACCAGTCAAAGTCTTGCCGCTCAAATTGGTGATCTCATAAATAAGAGTGCTCTGTTTGGATCACACATAAATAAAGGGAAAAGGGATGTCTTAAAGGGGTTGATTTCTTTGCAAGATGCTTTACTGTTGATGATCATCGGATATATTTTGGCAGGTGAGAACTTTCCAACATCTGGTTCTGATGGGCCATTTTCTTGGCAAGAGGAACGTCTGTTAAAAGAAGCCGTTGTAGATGCTCTTCTAGAAAACTCATCTGCAGTAAATCTGAAGTTTCTAGATGGACTAAAGAAAGAGCTTGAAGCTAATGTAAGCAAGTTAAAATCAGAGGAAGCTACTGAAGAGCTAGATATTGATGATTTTGACGATGATCAGTGGGGCAAATGGGGTGATGAAGATGGTGAGGATGATAATAAAAATGAACAAGTATATGATGACATGCAACTAAAGCTGGAGTTGCGTGATAGGGTGGATAACTTCTTCAAATTTCTTCATAAGTTATCTAATCTGAAAAGAAAGAATCTACCATTGAGGGATGGTTCATTGACTGTGGAAGGCAATTTTGATGAGGATACCTATGTAGGAAAAGGGTTGATTTATAAGCTACTAACAAGGGTGCTGGGCAAGTACGATGTGCATGGGTTAGAATATCATTCTTCCACTGTGGGGCGCCTGTTTAAGAGTGGGTTCGGAAGATTTGGCCTTGGTCAG GCTAAACCAAGTCTTGCTGATCAAAATGTCATTTTGGTGTTTGTCATTGGGGGCATTAATGGACTCGAG GTGCGTGAAGCTCTTGAGGCATTGGCTGAAAGCGGAAGACCTGATATAGAGTTGCTTGTTGGTGGAACCACTCTTCTTACTCCTGATGACATGCTCGATTTACTGCTTGGGGACTCAAGTTATTTTTAG
- the LOC123890171 gene encoding uncharacterized protein LOC123890171, giving the protein MEIKKYLSKRGYRRFDYGMMTTTGRRKKMQTVRMKSPPRRDWRIKTTPKLRWMIRSPLKLVTKVKNIYMNIMLKLAGKVGGALNTDNKFGVKRIPKLRQASSKGYSGDAFEARLIFEISKTLVASHELYSM; this is encoded by the coding sequence ATGGAAATAAAAAAGTACTTGAGCAAACGGGGCTACCGGCGATTCGACTATGGCATGATGACCACTACCGGACGACGGAAGAAGATGCAGACGGTACGGATGAAAAGTCCACCGCGAAGGGATTGGAGGATCAAAACAACCCCAAAGCTAAGATGGATGATAAGATCACCATTGAAGTTGGTGACAAAGGTTAAGAATATTTATATGAACATTATGTTGAAGTTGGCTGGTAAAGTAGGAGGGGCATTGAACACTGATAACAAGTTTGGTGTGAAACGGATTCCAAAGCTTCGTCAAGCGTCTTCTAAAGGTTATTCTGGTGATGCATTTGAGGCTAGACTTATATTTGAGATTTCTAAGACTTTGGTTGCTTCACATGAACTATATtccatgtga
- the LOC123893155 gene encoding uncharacterized protein LOC123893155, translating into MEIKKYLSKRGYRRLDYGMTTTGRRKKMQTIRMKSPPRRDWRIRTSPKLRWMIRSPLKLLTKVKNTYMNIMLKLAGKVGGALNTDNKFGVKRIPNARQASSKGYSGDAFEARLIFEISKTLVASHELYSM; encoded by the coding sequence ATGGAAATAAAGAAGTACTTAAGCAAACGGGGCTACAGACGTCTCGACTATGGCATGACCACTACCGGCCGACGGAAGAAGATGCAGACGATACGGATGAAAAGTCCACCACGTAGGGATTGGAGGATCAGAACAAGTCCAAAGCTAAGATGGATGATAAGATCACCATTGAAGTTGCTGACAAAGGTTAAGAATACTTATATGAACATTATGTTGAAGTTGGCTGGTAAAGTAGGAGGGGCATTGAATACTGATAATAAGTTTGGTGTGAAACGGATTCCAAATGCTCGTCAAGCGTCTTCTAAAGGTTATTCTGGTGATGCATTTGAGGCTAGACTCATATTTGAGATTTCTAAGACTTTGGTTGCTTCACATGAACTATACTCCATGTAG
- the LOC123893154 gene encoding pentatricopeptide repeat-containing protein At4g33170-like has translation MFCFKEIAKREELYTNLLRVYAQDSNFLKGKAIHAHFIKGYIPFTLFLQNHLLNMYIKIGHFTSGLQLFDEMPDRNVVSWSVVMAGCIRNDCASEALSLFSRMHREGLTKPNEFTFVSALQACSLTENEMQAYQIYSLVVRSGLESNVFLLNAFLTALVRHGKLTEALQIFETSRIRDIVTWNTMMGGYLQFSCEQVPVFWRYMICKGVKPDEFTFSSALTGFAAISYLQMGMQVHAHLVKSGYGDDICVGNALVDMYIKNQKLDEGFKAFDEIPNKDVCSWTQMADGFLRWGEPSMALAVIAQMKKRSVKPNKFTLATALNACACLTSLEEGKQFHGLRIKLGSDVDVCVDNALLDMYAKCGCMDSAWTLFRSMNSRSVISWTTMIMACAQNGQSREALQIFDEMRETCVVPNYITFICVLYACSQGGFVDEGWKYFFSMDKDYGIIPGEDHYICMVSILGRAGLIKEAKELILRMPFQPGARVWQTLLSACQVHGDVEIGKLAAEHAIKHDKNDPSSYVLLSNMLAESSNWDGVVSLRELMEIRNVKKIPGSSWIDVENI, from the coding sequence atgttttgtttcaaagaAATTGCAAAACGTGAAGAGTTATACACAAATCTATTGCGAGTATATGCACAAGATTCAAACTTTCTTAAAGGAAAAGCAATTCACGCTCATTTCATCAAAGGGTATATTCCTTTTactctttttcttcaaaaccATTTACTCAACATGTATATTAAAATTGGACACTTTACTTCTGGACTCCaactgtttgatgaaatgcctgATAGAAATGTGGTGTCATGGTCTGTTGTCATGGCTGGTTGCATTCGTAATGATTGTGCTTCCGAAGCTCTTTCTTTGTTCAGTCGTATGCACCGTGAGGGACTCACCAAACCAAATGAGTTTACTTTTGTTAGTGCTCTTCAAGCTTGTTCGTTAACCGAGAATGAGATGCAGGCTTATCAGATTTATTCGTTAGTTGTTCGGTCAGGACTTGAGTCTAATGTCTTCTTACTCAATGCGTTTTTGACCGCCTTAGTTAGGCATGGTAAATTGACAGAAGCCTTGCAGATTTTTGAGACAAGTCGTATTAGGGATATTGTGACGTGGAATACTATGATGGGGGGTTATCTGCAGTTTTCTTGTGAACAGGTTCCGGTATTTTGGCGTTACATGATTTGTAAGGGTGTAAAGCCGGATGAGTTCACTTTTTCTAGTGCCTTAACGGGGTTTGCTGCGATATCCTATCTTCAAATGGGAATGCAAGTTCATGCACACCTTGTTAAAAGTGGTTATGGGGATGACATTTGTGTAGGGAACGCTTTAGTTGACatgtatataaaaaatcaaaagttgGATGAGGGTTTCAAAGCTTTTGATGAGATTCCTAACAAAGATGTATGCTCTTGGACACAAATGGCCGATGGATTTTTACGGTGGGGGGAACCTAGTATGGCACTTGCAGTCATTgcacaaatgaaaaaaagaagtgTCAAGCCAAATAAATTTACCTTGGCAACTGCCCTAAATGCTTGTGCTTGTTTGACTTCGTTGGAGGAAGGGAAACAgtttcatggcttgagaatcaaACTTGGAAGTGATGTTGATGTTTGTGTTGATAATGCTCTTCTTGATATGTATGCAAAATGTGGATGCATGGATAGTGCATGGACCCTTTTTCGATCAATGAATTCTCGTTCTGTTATTTCATGGACAACAATGATAATGGCGTGTGCACAAAATGGCCAATCCAGAGAAGCTCTtcaaatttttgatgaaatgaGGGAAACGTGTGTAGTACCAAACTACATCACATTCATTTGTGTTCTTTATGCATGTAGTCAAGGTGGGTTTGTTGATGAAGGGTGGAAGTATTTTTTCTCCATGGATAAAGATTATGGAATCATTCCTGGAGAAGATCACTACATTTGTATGGTGAGTATCCTAGGACGGGCTGGACTTATCAAAGAAGCTAAGGAGTTAATCTTAAGAATGCCATTTCAACCTGGTGCGCGGGTTTGGCAAACATTGCTCAGTGCTTGTCAGGTTCACGGGGATGTAGAAATTGGGAAACTTGCAGCAGAACATGCCATAAAACATGACAAAAATGACCCATCATCCTATGTATTATTGTCCAACATGTTGGCTGAATCGAGCAATTGGGATGGGGTGGTGAGTCTGAGAGAGCTAATGGAGATAAGGAATGTAAAGAAAATACCAGGATCTAGTTGGATTGATgttgaaaatatttaa